One Coregonus clupeaformis isolate EN_2021a chromosome 36, ASM2061545v1, whole genome shotgun sequence genomic window, AGCATTTAGTAAGAATGAGCCTATTTGTATTTGCTTTAGACACTATGACCACATAAGTGCAATTTAAAGTTTTAGCGTACTTTGAGTTCAGTGCTTTTTCCTAATATTTTTACACCTCTCTCCATAACAGGGCACCGTTTTGTTCGTCTGTCCATCACTATGAAGCCTGTTCCCCTGGTCCTGCTCCTTGCCGCTGTTCTCCTCACCTCTCACATCCCCCCCAGTGTCTGTCGACCACAGGACCTGGCCATGTTCAACGAGCACGGCTACAAGAGTCAGCTGGATGAGGTGTTGCAGAAGGCTGGCGATGCAGTTTCCTACCTTATCGGAGAAAAGATACTGCGTTATTTGCAGAAAAATCCCCGGTTGCAAACAGGTTTCCCGCCACAGTTTCCCTTTGAGGTGACGCCTCTGGGCTCGATGGGTCTTGGTCACCTGGCGCGCAGTTTGCCGCCATTTGAGCAGCAGCGCGCGTCAGAGGAGGTCAACAGCCTGGAAGACTTCGTGGAGTTGACCAAGAGAAACGATGACCCGCCGATCTCCATCGACCTCACTTTCCACCTGCTGAGAAATATGATCGAAATGGCGAGGATCGAGAGCCAGAAGGAGCAAGCAGAGTTGAACCGCAAGTATCTAGATGAAGTTGGAAAGTGATACAAAGTGTCATCAACAAGGGAGAAAACATAAAAAAAGATTTCGCGTCAAAAAAGCCCCTGGCACTCTCCCACGAAATAGTTTCGATTTTTCTTTGCATTTAACCTTTGGTTTCTCTGTCATTCCTCATGCCTCAACCTGTGCGTAAACGGAACTTCCCCACCTATCCAAAAAGCCATTCAAAATCAACGGGCTATAAAATGATTGACTACTAGTCTACCAAGACCCCAGCTACAGTGTATTCATAGTGGACGACTGGAATACTGTTCTTTGAGATATGGCATAGTGTGTGAATACTCCGGATTTCACACCTCTATTCTCACATTTGGATGTCCGGAACATTGTAGTAGGCCTACAACAATAATATTGTCAGAATCAAATTGTGTTATAAGTTGCACTAATGTGGAATAAGTGCTACATGTTTTATTAGTACGGGCCTAACTAAGATTTGATGTCAACAGTAGCATAAATGGTTGGTACAAGGTTAATAACAATGACATATAGGCTAATCATTACACTGAAGTTTCCAGCAATAAATATCAAAAGAACAAATGCTATAGCCCTATAACACATTGCCAAAGGAAAATGATGCTGTGTAAATTGATATTGGATATGCTCTTATGATCTTGAATGATTTttgatggcaggtagcctagcggttaagagcgttgggacaGTAACCAAAAGgacactggtttgaatccctgagccgactaggtgataattttgttttgtttatggtGATTATTCATTTGCCCTTGTTTGGTTAGCTCACTTGGCAGACAACCATCCAGCCAGTAGAAGAAGCCTTTTCACATTGATCCAGGTATGCTGGTATGGGATCTGGTAGTGCCCAAGCTTTTTTGTGATACAACTAATCTATAATTTTATCTGGGACAAAGTGAACATATCCTACACTTTACACCACTCCCACTCTCCTCCTATTTTCATCCGAGTGACCTGTCCTCTGTGGTACTGCATGCTTACCTTAAAAAAGAAAATGCTTCATATTATGTTGACTGTTTTGTCAAAATCCCAATCATCTGGACATATCTTATGATCCCATGGTTTAGCAGTAAAGAAAagcttttttgccatttatattTTGTAATAAAAAAAGTTCTGAAAAAAATTATATTGACTCTGTCATAGTCTCTTACAGTTGTGAATGTAGTAAAGGAAACTATTCTGCTGACTTGTATGATGTTATAGTCATGTCTTCTCTGACTACCAAAATAGTTTATTCCTACATCTGTAAACAGATGCTGCTGAGGTTCCTCTTACCCATTGAAATACAAAACCTGAGTAGTAAATTCTGGCTAAACACTCATTGCAAAATGTCTATGACCAAACATGCATTGCAGTCATCGCCTTTAACTCTCATTAACGAGTTAACTTAACAGCAGTTGCCTGTCTTCTTTTTAAATGCATAATGTGGAAGCCTACATAATGGTGTACTGGTTGGTGCAAGTCGATGCGAACTTGTGAGAGCTTGTCAAAATGGCCCCCGACCTGGCGTT contains:
- the LOC121552602 gene encoding UI-like codes for the protein MKPVPLVLLLAAVLLTSHIPPSVCRPQDLAMFNEHGYKSQLDEVLQKAGDAVSYLIGEKILRYLQKNPRLQTGFPPQFPFEVTPLGSMGLGHLARSLPPFEQQRASEEVNSLEDFVELTKRNDDPPISIDLTFHLLRNMIEMARIESQKEQAELNRKYLDEVGK